The following are encoded together in the Gammaproteobacteria bacterium genome:
- the anmK gene encoding anhydro-N-acetylmuramic acid kinase, with protein sequence MQSIIATDLYVGLMSGTSLDGVDATLTAFDGERPYLLAAHYHPYPDTLREELLALCTPGEEDLERLGPMDVLLGRLFAAVVLELLEKAGVSPEKIRAIGSHGQTVRHRPAGLTPFTLQIGDPNIIAQMTGITTVADFRRRDMAVGGQGAPLVPAFHRVVFSTSQPRVILNIGGIANITWLPIAGEPVIGFDTGPGNTLMDAWTQRHLGQPHDEGGKWAATGLVMGELLEALLADQYFSRHPPKSTGREYFDLHWLDAILANFYRPWLVTDVQATLCELTAVTVERAVRTHCSMAQEILVCGGGVHNATLMARLIAHFAPCTVNSTAIAGIDPDWVEAMAFAWLARRTLHGLAGNLPAVTGARQEVVLGGIYPKL encoded by the coding sequence ATGCAATCAATAATCGCCACTGATTTATATGTTGGACTGATGTCCGGCACTAGTCTTGATGGAGTTGACGCCACCTTGACCGCTTTCGATGGCGAACGTCCATATTTGCTTGCTGCTCATTACCATCCTTATCCTGACACTTTGCGTGAGGAACTTTTAGCATTATGCACGCCGGGCGAAGAAGATCTTGAGCGGCTTGGTCCTATGGATGTTCTTCTGGGGCGATTATTTGCAGCGGTTGTACTGGAATTATTGGAAAAAGCGGGAGTATCTCCCGAAAAAATCCGTGCGATTGGCAGCCATGGTCAAACCGTGCGCCATCGGCCTGCTGGCCTTACCCCGTTTACTTTGCAAATTGGCGACCCAAATATCATTGCCCAAATGACCGGCATCACCACCGTGGCTGACTTCCGCCGCCGCGACATGGCGGTCGGCGGTCAAGGCGCTCCCTTGGTGCCAGCTTTCCATCGCGTGGTATTTTCTACCTCTCAACCCCGCGTGATCCTCAATATCGGCGGTATTGCCAACATTACTTGGTTACCCATCGCTGGAGAACCCGTCATTGGATTTGATACAGGTCCAGGTAATACCTTAATGGATGCATGGACTCAACGGCATTTAGGACAGCCTCATGATGAAGGAGGAAAATGGGCCGCTACTGGACTGGTAATGGGAGAGTTGCTGGAAGCGTTGCTGGCCGATCAATATTTTTCACGCCACCCTCCCAAAAGCACTGGACGCGAATATTTTGATCTGCATTGGCTTGATGCCATTCTTGCCAATTTTTATCGCCCATGGTTGGTCACCGATGTCCAGGCGACCCTATGTGAATTGACAGCCGTCACGGTTGAGCGCGCGGTGCGCACCCATTGTTCAATGGCGCAAGAAATATTGGTGTGCGGCGGCGGAGTTCACAACGCTACCCTGATGGCTCGCCTTATCGCTCACTTTGCGCCATGCACGGTAAATTCCACCGCTATTGCGGGAATTGATCCGGATTGGGTGGAAGCAATGGCGTTTGCTTGGTTAGCAAGGCGCACGCTTCATGGACTGGCGGGTAATCTACCAGCGGTGACCGGCGCGCGCCAGGAAGTGGTGCTGGGGGGAATTTATCCCAAACTTTAA
- the hpf gene encoding ribosome hibernation-promoting factor, whose amino-acid sequence MQLTVTGHHIDITPALRDYVTNKLERLERHFDNLTHVHVVLIVEKLRHKVEADLSLNGTPIFANAEDEDMYAAIDALTDKLDRQILRHKEKLTDHHRKDGRIDR is encoded by the coding sequence ATGCAATTGACTGTGACTGGGCATCATATTGATATAACGCCTGCCCTGCGTGATTATGTCACCAATAAGCTTGAACGCCTGGAACGTCATTTCGATAATCTCACCCATGTGCATGTGGTGCTCATCGTAGAAAAATTACGTCACAAGGTGGAAGCTGATTTAAGTCTCAACGGCACTCCTATTTTCGCCAATGCCGAGGATGAAGATATGTATGCAGCGATTGATGCCTTGACCGATAAGCTCGACCGCCAAATACTACGTCATAAAGAAAAGCTTACTGATCATCATCGCAAGGATGGACGAATTGATCGCTAA